A region from the Deltaproteobacteria bacterium genome encodes:
- a CDS encoding flagellar biosynthesis anti-sigma factor FlgM — protein sequence MKVNDPKVPLHPPLGGTNGLAGLASEEGSLDRLREEKVTGLRALMATGTYSANVQDVARRFLRELLEELLAGRV from the coding sequence ATGAAGGTCAATGACCCGAAAGTCCCGCTGCATCCGCCACTTGGCGGCACAAACGGGCTCGCCGGGCTGGCGAGCGAGGAGGGCTCCCTCGATCGCCTGCGCGAGGAGAAGGTGACGGGGCTGCGTGCCCTGATGGCCACGGGCACCTACAGCGCCAACGTCCAGGACGTGGCGCGCCGGTTCCTGCGCGAGCTGCTCGAGGAGCTGCTCGCCGGCCGGGTCTAG
- the csrA gene encoding carbon storage regulator CsrA yields the protein MLVLTRKLGEVIRVGDAVTVHVLEVRGNQVRLGVEAPADVRIYREEIYRAILEAGESPHPIRPGGRAPRLQK from the coding sequence ATGCTGGTCCTGACACGGAAGTTGGGCGAGGTGATCCGGGTCGGCGACGCCGTCACGGTGCACGTCCTCGAGGTGCGGGGCAACCAGGTGCGGCTCGGCGTGGAAGCGCCCGCCGACGTGCGCATCTACCGCGAAGAGATCTACCGCGCGATCCTTGAGGCGGGCGAGAGCCCGCACCCCATTCGCCCGGGCGGCCGCGCCCCCCGGTTACAAAAATAG
- a CDS encoding FliA/WhiG family RNA polymerase sigma factor, with protein MGTGHGAARRRAGRAATAYAPLAGNREDVLRRHLPLVRRVVQRLAARKPPHIELDDLVSWGIVGLLDAIGKYDPRKEASFSTYAQFRIRGAILDHLRSLDWVPRSVRQKASLIEKTAHTLEGALGRPPREEEIARELGLSLETYQELLARIGEMSLFSLEDLGFGRGEERLNLERRFEEDEEDPLGALLTRERVDLVAAAIARLPEREKLVITLYYHEELTMKEVGAVLGLTESRVSQLHSQAMLRLKVPLSHHFGDRHDEQER; from the coding sequence ATGGGGACGGGACACGGCGCCGCGCGCCGGCGCGCGGGGCGGGCCGCCACGGCCTACGCGCCGCTCGCCGGGAACCGGGAGGACGTGCTGCGCCGCCACCTGCCTCTCGTGCGACGCGTGGTACAGCGCCTGGCGGCGCGCAAGCCGCCGCACATCGAGCTCGACGATCTGGTTTCGTGGGGCATCGTCGGCCTCCTCGATGCCATCGGCAAGTATGATCCGAGGAAGGAGGCGTCGTTCTCCACCTACGCGCAGTTCCGCATCCGCGGCGCGATCCTGGACCATCTGCGCTCGCTCGACTGGGTGCCGCGCAGCGTGCGGCAGAAGGCGAGCCTGATCGAGAAGACGGCGCACACGCTCGAGGGCGCGCTCGGCCGGCCGCCGAGGGAGGAGGAGATCGCGCGCGAGCTCGGGCTCTCGCTCGAGACCTACCAGGAGCTGCTCGCCCGCATCGGCGAGATGAGCCTCTTCAGCCTCGAGGACCTCGGCTTCGGACGCGGCGAGGAGCGCCTGAACCTGGAGCGCCGCTTCGAGGAGGACGAGGAGGATCCGCTCGGGGCGCTGCTCACGCGGGAGCGCGTCGATCTGGTCGCCGCGGCGATCGCGCGCCTGCCGGAGCGCGAGAAGCTGGTGATCACGCTCTACTACCACGAGGAGCTCACCATGAAGGAGGTGGGCGCCGTGCTCGGGTTGACGGAGTCGCGCGTCTCGCAGCTCCACTCGCAGGCGATGCTGCGCTTGAAGGTGCCGCTCAGCCATCACTTCGGCGACCGGCACGACGAGCAGGAGCGGTGA